One segment of Neisseria mucosa DNA contains the following:
- the dnaA gene encoding chromosomal replication initiator protein DnaA produces MTLAEFWPLCLCRLHEMLPAGQFAQWIAPLTVGEENGVWVVYGKNQFACNMLKSQFAAKIDAVRAELVPQQAAFAFKPGVGTHYEMAAQAVAPVQVQEVIEVEECVEPVQMPLQTAAAVEEDGPSETVSKPAAAMTAAEILAQRMKNLPHEPQVQTAAPAESKAVAKAKAAAQHDAEEARYEQTNLSRDYTFETLVEGKGNRLAAAAAQAIAENPGQGYNPFFLYGSTGLGKTHLVQAIGNELLKNRPDAKVRYMHSDDYIRSFMKAVRNNTYDVFKQQYKQYDLLIIDDIQFIKGKDRTMEEFFYLYNHFHNEKKQLILTCDVLPAKIEGMDDRLKSRFSWGLTLELEPPELEMRVAILQKKAEAAGISIEDEAALFIANLIRSNVRELEGAFNRVSASSRFMNRPVIDMDLARTALQDIIAEKHKVITADIIIDATAKYYRIKISDILGKKRTRNIARPRQVAMSLTKELTTLSLPSIGDAFGGRDHTTVMHGVKAVAKLREEDPELAQDYEKLLILIQN; encoded by the coding sequence ATGACGTTAGCTGAATTTTGGCCGCTGTGCCTTTGCCGCCTTCACGAAATGTTGCCTGCCGGGCAGTTTGCGCAATGGATTGCGCCTTTGACCGTGGGCGAAGAAAACGGCGTATGGGTGGTGTATGGTAAAAACCAATTTGCCTGCAATATGCTCAAAAGCCAGTTTGCCGCCAAAATTGACGCCGTGCGTGCCGAATTGGTGCCTCAGCAGGCTGCGTTTGCGTTTAAGCCGGGCGTAGGTACGCATTATGAAATGGCGGCTCAGGCTGTTGCTCCGGTGCAAGTGCAAGAAGTCATTGAAGTTGAAGAGTGTGTAGAGCCTGTTCAAATGCCTTTGCAAACTGCTGCGGCGGTGGAAGAAGATGGGCCGTCTGAAACGGTTTCCAAGCCTGCCGCTGCCATGACGGCTGCCGAGATTTTGGCGCAACGCATGAAAAACCTGCCGCATGAGCCTCAAGTGCAAACTGCCGCTCCGGCTGAGTCTAAAGCAGTTGCCAAAGCTAAAGCCGCCGCGCAACACGATGCGGAAGAAGCGCGCTACGAACAGACTAATCTGTCGCGCGACTATACATTTGAAACCTTGGTGGAAGGTAAGGGCAACCGCCTTGCCGCAGCCGCCGCCCAAGCGATTGCGGAGAATCCGGGGCAGGGCTACAACCCGTTTTTTCTGTACGGCAGCACGGGTTTGGGTAAAACCCACTTGGTGCAGGCCATCGGCAACGAATTGCTGAAAAACCGTCCTGATGCCAAAGTGCGCTATATGCACTCGGACGACTATATCCGCAGCTTTATGAAGGCTGTGCGCAACAACACTTATGATGTGTTCAAGCAACAATACAAGCAATATGACCTGCTGATTATCGACGATATTCAGTTTATTAAAGGTAAAGACCGTACGATGGAAGAATTCTTCTATCTATACAACCATTTCCACAACGAGAAAAAACAACTGATCCTGACGTGCGACGTATTGCCTGCCAAAATCGAGGGTATGGATGACCGTCTCAAGTCCCGTTTCTCATGGGGTTTGACTTTGGAACTCGAACCGCCTGAATTGGAAATGCGCGTGGCGATTTTGCAGAAAAAGGCAGAAGCAGCCGGTATCAGTATCGAAGACGAAGCCGCTTTATTTATTGCCAATTTGATCCGCTCCAATGTGCGTGAGCTGGAAGGCGCGTTTAACCGTGTCAGCGCCAGCAGCCGTTTTATGAACCGTCCTGTTATCGATATGGATTTGGCGCGTACGGCTTTGCAGGATATTATTGCCGAGAAACACAAAGTCATTACCGCCGACATCATCATCGATGCGACGGCCAAATATTATCGCATTAAAATCAGCGATATATTGGGAAAAAAGCGTACGCGTAACATCGCCCGACCGCGCCAAGTCGCCATGAGCCTGACCAAAGAGCTGACCACGCTCAGCCTGCCGTCTATCGGTGATGCCTTTGGTGGACGCGACCACACGACTGTGATGCACGGCGTGAAAGCAGTGGCGAAACTGCGCGAAGAAGACCCTGAATTGGCGCAAGACTACGAAAAGCTGCTGATTTTGATTCAAAACTGA
- the rpmH gene encoding 50S ribosomal protein L34 encodes MKRTYQPSVTKRKRTHGFLVRSKTRGGRAVLAARRAKGRKRLAV; translated from the coding sequence ATGAAACGCACTTATCAACCTTCCGTTACCAAACGCAAACGCACCCACGGCTTCTTGGTTCGCTCCAAAACCCGCGGTGGTCGCGCAGTATTGGCTGCCCGTCGCGCCAAAGGCCGCAAACGCCTGGCTGTATAA
- the yidD gene encoding membrane protein insertion efficiency factor YidD, which yields MNTLLSKLLLALIRFYQYCISPLIPPRCRYTPTCSQYAVEAVKKYGAFKGGWLAIKRIARCHPFGGHGHDPVP from the coding sequence ATGAACACCCTGCTTTCCAAGCTCCTCCTTGCACTCATCCGCTTTTACCAATACTGCATCAGCCCCCTCATTCCGCCGCGCTGCCGCTATACCCCGACCTGTTCACAATACGCAGTCGAAGCCGTCAAAAAATACGGCGCATTCAAAGGCGGATGGCTAGCCATCAAACGCATCGCACGATGCCATCCTTTCGGCGGACACGGACACGACCCTGTTCCATAA
- the rnpA gene encoding ribonuclease P protein component has translation MNYGFSKQYRLLKTDDFSSVFALKNRRSRDLLQVSQSADNALGHPRLGLVVSKKTAKRAHDRNYMKRVIRDWFRLNQHQLPPHDFVVRVRQAFNRETAPEARNQLAQLMKKRR, from the coding sequence TTGAATTACGGCTTCTCGAAGCAGTATCGCTTATTAAAAACGGATGATTTTTCATCCGTTTTTGCGTTGAAAAACCGACGCAGCCGCGATTTGCTGCAAGTCTCCCAGTCCGCAGACAACGCGCTCGGCCATCCGCGACTTGGTTTGGTCGTCAGCAAAAAGACCGCCAAACGTGCCCATGACCGCAATTATATGAAGCGCGTCATCCGCGACTGGTTCAGGCTGAATCAACACCAGCTGCCGCCGCATGATTTTGTTGTGCGCGTGCGTCAGGCGTTTAATCGGGAAACCGCCCCAGAAGCCCGCAACCAACTTGCCCAGCTGATGAAAAAACGCCGATGA